In Corynebacterium guangdongense, one DNA window encodes the following:
- a CDS encoding DUF2516 family protein, with the protein MSLLDGYMWLESLLYWLIALAGVVGAVLAATTRDDAYPAAGRQGKWIWVAILVASAFVVFTRFPFLSWAGIVAIGVYFFDVRPQIRNIVSGNYGW; encoded by the coding sequence ATGTCACTGCTGGACGGGTACATGTGGCTCGAGTCGCTGCTGTACTGGCTCATCGCCCTCGCCGGCGTGGTCGGCGCCGTGCTGGCCGCCACCACCCGCGACGACGCGTACCCCGCGGCCGGGCGCCAGGGCAAGTGGATCTGGGTGGCGATCCTGGTGGCCTCCGCCTTCGTGGTCTTCACCCGCTTCCCGTTCCTCTCCTGGGCGGGCATCGTCGCGATCGGCGTGTACTTCTTTGACGTGCGGCCGCAGATCAGGAACATCGTCAGCGGCAACTACGGCTGGTAG
- a CDS encoding LmeA family phospholipid-binding protein encodes MAKTSSGSTLWRVLLAILTVLVVLLIAAEVGLRMYLSGQVTQGFEQQAQEDGVVVTEEPEVSFGASPLVFGLLGGTLPQVTMRTPSTLQQEGETYKGTPAADVRIEDLTVAENPVAGTLTTTTELPEDYMLAIIREQLRSQVGQDSGMASTLVDELGITDLNANVAEQTLDLEFARGLAGISLAPADVDGQMSLEARSTRLFGMELPQEVSASISQALQEGIAEQANEHAGADVANSLTIDSYEIVDGALRVTVTGHDVPLSEL; translated from the coding sequence ATGGCTAAGACATCCTCCGGTTCCACCCTGTGGCGGGTCCTCCTCGCCATCCTCACCGTCCTCGTCGTCCTACTCATCGCCGCCGAAGTCGGCCTACGCATGTACCTCTCGGGCCAGGTCACGCAAGGCTTCGAGCAGCAGGCGCAGGAGGACGGCGTCGTGGTCACCGAGGAACCCGAGGTCTCCTTCGGCGCCTCTCCCCTGGTGTTCGGCCTGCTCGGTGGCACGCTGCCCCAAGTGACGATGCGCACCCCCTCCACGCTGCAGCAGGAGGGCGAGACCTACAAGGGCACCCCGGCCGCCGACGTGCGCATCGAGGACCTGACCGTCGCGGAGAACCCGGTGGCCGGCACGCTGACCACCACGACCGAGCTGCCGGAGGACTACATGCTCGCCATCATCCGCGAGCAGCTGCGTTCGCAGGTCGGTCAGGACTCCGGGATGGCGAGCACGCTCGTCGATGAGCTCGGCATCACCGACCTGAACGCCAACGTCGCCGAGCAGACCCTGGATCTGGAATTCGCCCGGGGACTGGCGGGCATCTCGCTCGCCCCCGCCGACGTCGACGGCCAGATGAGCCTGGAGGCACGTTCGACCCGGCTGTTCGGCATGGAGCTGCCCCAGGAGGTCTCCGCCAGCATCTCCCAGGCGCTGCAGGAGGGAATCGCCGAGCAGGCCAACGAGCACGCCGGCGCCGACGTCGCCAACTCGCTGACGATCGACAGCTACGAGATTGTCGACGGCGCCCTGCGCGTGACGGTCACCGGCCACGACGTGCCCCTGAGCGAGCTCTAG